In the Spirochaetota bacterium genome, one interval contains:
- the dnaE gene encoding DNA polymerase III subunit alpha, whose translation MAFVHLHVHSQYSVLDGAARIDDLIAKAKSYSMPALALTDHGNMFGAMEFFIKAKKAGIKPIIGCETYVAPRSRTDREVNENESKTAMHLVLLAKDNEGISNLRKLVSRAYIEGFYYKPRIDHELLEKHHKGLICLSACMGGEIPQRILLGDKPGALKIAQWYKDLFGEDFFIEMQDQGIPEEKPLNRELFEIARDLSIEMVVTNDVHYVERDDAKAHAALLAIQTHSTLASPKMKFDTEEFYLKSEEEMRVMFPRMNKAFKNTVDIAERCAVEMKSPDYYMPEYDIPDGLEKGAYLLKLCQEGLVKRYGNSPVPEEAYDRLAFEMKTITEMGFEGYFLIVSDFISYARSQGIMVGPGRGSAAGSIVAYALGITEINPLPHKLLFERFLNPARKSMPDIDVDFPDDRREEVITYVREKYGADNVAQIITFNTLNGRSIVRDVCRVMDIPLVEADRLAKLIPGKFSEEEEQEKLPKIMAAYKSVDEFRQAVDSNIAYKRMYDIAIKLEGLIRSVGLHAAGVVISSVPLIDVVPLYRDNRDKENVSLACQYEMNYIEDAGLIKMDFLGIKNLRLIKEAVADIEKRHGVTIDINNPPMEDDLVYDVFRRGDTQGIFQFESDGMRRLLISLKPTRFGDLVAAVALYRPGPLKAGMDKTYANRKNGKERVSYPHNDLKDVLGETFGVIIYQEQIMQTSRILGGFTPAEADDLRKAMGKKKKDIMAKMKDKFIEGGIKQKYDKNFLEEIYETMAGFAEYGFNKSHSVCYAFVAYQEAYIKAHYPLEFYTALLNTVSGDTEKLNLYTSELRVKNIGVIPPSVNESTAVFSQKDGKLVYAFAAIKGIGI comes from the coding sequence ATGGCATTTGTCCACCTGCATGTCCATTCGCAATATTCCGTTCTCGATGGCGCAGCCCGCATCGACGATCTTATCGCAAAAGCAAAATCCTACTCCATGCCGGCACTGGCCCTCACCGATCACGGGAATATGTTCGGGGCCATGGAATTCTTCATAAAGGCCAAAAAAGCGGGCATCAAGCCGATAATCGGCTGCGAAACGTATGTGGCGCCCCGTTCACGAACCGACCGAGAAGTGAACGAGAACGAATCGAAAACCGCCATGCACCTCGTGCTTCTCGCCAAGGACAACGAGGGCATATCCAATCTCAGAAAGCTCGTCAGCCGCGCGTACATCGAAGGATTTTACTATAAACCGCGGATCGATCACGAACTCCTGGAAAAACATCATAAAGGGCTGATATGTCTTTCCGCCTGTATGGGCGGTGAGATACCGCAGCGCATACTCCTCGGCGATAAACCGGGAGCGCTTAAGATCGCCCAATGGTATAAGGACCTCTTCGGGGAAGATTTTTTCATCGAAATGCAGGACCAGGGCATACCGGAAGAGAAGCCTCTCAACCGCGAGCTCTTCGAGATAGCCAGGGACCTCTCAATAGAAATGGTCGTGACCAACGACGTGCACTATGTGGAACGCGACGACGCGAAAGCGCATGCGGCGCTCCTCGCCATACAGACGCATTCAACGCTCGCCAGCCCCAAGATGAAATTCGACACCGAGGAGTTCTACCTCAAGAGCGAAGAGGAAATGCGCGTCATGTTCCCGCGCATGAACAAGGCGTTCAAGAACACGGTGGACATCGCCGAACGCTGTGCGGTAGAGATGAAAAGCCCGGACTACTACATGCCGGAATACGACATACCGGACGGTCTTGAAAAGGGCGCGTATCTGTTAAAACTCTGCCAGGAAGGTCTTGTCAAGCGCTATGGCAACTCGCCGGTCCCAGAGGAAGCGTATGATCGCCTCGCCTTTGAGATGAAGACGATAACCGAAATGGGTTTTGAGGGATATTTCCTCATCGTCTCCGACTTCATAAGCTATGCGCGCAGTCAAGGCATCATGGTCGGCCCGGGCCGCGGTTCGGCTGCGGGAAGCATTGTCGCCTATGCGCTCGGCATTACCGAGATCAATCCGCTCCCGCACAAGCTCCTCTTCGAACGCTTCTTGAACCCCGCGCGCAAAAGCATGCCCGATATCGACGTCGACTTCCCCGATGACCGCCGCGAGGAAGTGATAACCTATGTACGCGAAAAATACGGCGCTGATAATGTCGCGCAGATAATAACGTTCAACACGCTGAACGGCCGCTCCATCGTGCGCGATGTGTGCCGCGTTATGGATATACCGCTCGTCGAGGCGGACAGGCTCGCGAAACTGATACCGGGGAAATTCAGCGAGGAAGAAGAACAGGAGAAGCTCCCGAAGATAATGGCCGCGTATAAATCGGTGGATGAATTCCGCCAGGCTGTCGATTCGAACATCGCCTATAAAAGGATGTACGATATCGCGATCAAGCTCGAAGGGCTGATACGCTCCGTCGGCCTTCATGCGGCGGGTGTCGTCATTTCAAGCGTGCCGCTCATCGATGTGGTGCCGCTCTACCGCGACAATCGCGACAAGGAGAACGTATCGCTCGCCTGCCAGTATGAGATGAATTACATCGAGGATGCCGGCCTCATCAAGATGGACTTCCTCGGCATCAAGAACCTGCGCCTCATCAAGGAAGCGGTAGCCGATATCGAAAAGCGCCACGGGGTCACCATCGACATCAACAATCCGCCGATGGAGGACGATCTCGTCTACGATGTGTTCCGCCGCGGGGATACGCAGGGTATATTCCAATTCGAAAGCGACGGCATGCGCCGACTGCTCATAAGTTTGAAGCCCACACGCTTCGGCGATCTTGTTGCTGCAGTAGCGCTCTATCGCCCGGGTCCGCTCAAGGCCGGGATGGATAAAACGTACGCGAACCGCAAGAACGGCAAGGAACGCGTATCCTATCCGCACAACGATCTTAAGGATGTGCTCGGCGAAACGTTCGGCGTCATCATCTATCAGGAACAGATCATGCAGACATCGCGCATACTCGGCGGTTTTACGCCGGCGGAAGCGGACGATCTGCGCAAAGCCATGGGCAAGAAGAAAAAAGACATCATGGCGAAGATGAAGGACAAGTTCATCGAGGGCGGCATCAAACAGAAGTACGATAAAAACTTCCTTGAAGAGATCTATGAGACGATGGCGGGGTTCGCCGAGTACGGGTTCAATAAATCGCATTCGGTGTGTTATGCCTTCGTCGCCTATCAGGAAGCGTACATCAAGGCGCATTATCCGCTGGAATTCTACACTGCGCTCCTCAATACGGTCAGCGGCGACACTGAAAAGCTCAACCTCTATACGAGCGAACTTCGCGTCAAGAACATCGGCGTCATACCGCCGTCGGTCAATGAAAGTACCGCAGTGTTCTCACAGAAGGACGGAAAGCTCGTCTATGCGTTCGCCGCCATCAAGGGCATCGGCATT